From a single Halorussus limi genomic region:
- a CDS encoding ABC transporter permease — protein MNVIEGARISWRNIREHKLRSTLTTLGVIIGVAAVITFVTLGASLQQDIISTVAGGNAATMYVTAQSPGDSRIPSIGGGGGGSVVFTQHDVEQIRQLQGVELAAPESGIAASSVTYNNSSVGRQFITVSSPSYFQVRNIDFVAGRPYRTGEREVVLNKPAARMFGDNVTVGSNISFTRAATSEQLNATVVGIVEPKGGGDVLGFSQGSADPRIYAPTEPYYLRTTQSPTTQQEQLVYGRILVTAESPSQVDAVQGRVYNYLGQNSDARQLKSQSYQFEVTTQDQIIGQVKQLTSTFTAYITGIAVISLIVGSIGIANIMLVSVTERTREIGIMKAVGAQNRDVLQLFLVEAVMLGVLGSALGAVVGIAGGYAGAQAIGLPLAFQPIWFVASVVVGVLVGVLAGLYPAWDAAHTDPIDALRYE, from the coding sequence ATGAACGTCATCGAGGGGGCACGAATCAGTTGGCGCAACATCCGAGAGCACAAGCTTCGCTCGACGCTGACGACGTTGGGCGTCATCATCGGCGTCGCGGCGGTCATCACGTTCGTCACGCTCGGCGCGAGTCTCCAGCAGGACATCATCAGCACCGTCGCCGGCGGCAACGCCGCGACGATGTACGTGACCGCCCAGTCGCCGGGAGACAGTCGCATCCCGTCTATCGGCGGTGGCGGCGGTGGCTCCGTCGTGTTCACCCAGCACGACGTCGAGCAGATACGTCAGCTTCAGGGCGTCGAACTCGCCGCCCCGGAGAGCGGCATCGCCGCGTCGTCGGTCACGTACAACAACTCCAGCGTCGGGCGCCAGTTCATCACGGTGTCTTCGCCGAGTTACTTTCAGGTCCGAAACATCGATTTCGTCGCGGGCAGACCGTACCGGACGGGCGAGCGCGAGGTGGTGTTGAACAAACCCGCGGCGCGCATGTTCGGCGACAACGTGACGGTAGGTTCGAACATCTCGTTCACGCGGGCGGCGACCAGCGAGCAGTTGAACGCGACGGTCGTCGGCATCGTCGAACCGAAGGGCGGAGGCGACGTTCTCGGGTTCAGTCAGGGCAGCGCCGACCCCCGCATCTACGCACCGACCGAACCGTACTACCTGCGGACGACCCAGAGCCCGACCACTCAGCAGGAGCAACTCGTCTACGGGCGAATCCTCGTGACCGCCGAATCGCCGAGTCAGGTCGACGCGGTGCAGGGCCGGGTCTACAACTACCTCGGGCAGAACTCCGACGCCCGCCAACTCAAGTCCCAGTCCTACCAGTTCGAGGTGACGACCCAGGACCAGATAATCGGGCAGGTCAAGCAGTTGACCAGCACGTTCACCGCCTACATCACGGGCATCGCGGTCATCTCTCTCATCGTCGGGTCCATCGGCATCGCCAACATCATGCTGGTCAGCGTCACCGAGCGAACCCGCGAAATCGGCATCATGAAAGCGGTCGGCGCGCAGAACCGCGACGTGCTCCAGTTGTTCCTCGTCGAGGCGGTGATGCTCGGCGTCCTCGGGTCGGCGCTCGGTGCGGTCGTGGGCATCGCCGGCGGCTATGCGGGAGCGCAGGCCATCGGACTACCGCTCGCGTTCCAGCCGATTTGGTTCGTCGCGTCGGTGGTCGTGGGCGTCCTCGTCGGCGTCCTCGCGGGACTGTACCCCGCGTGGGACGCGGCCCACACGGACCCCATCGACGCGCTCCGGTACGAGTAG